The Xenopus tropicalis strain Nigerian chromosome 7, UCB_Xtro_10.0, whole genome shotgun sequence genome includes a region encoding these proteins:
- the LOC100490816 gene encoding ADM, translating into MVAHGSFALPLLVMAISLNLCNALWMDNRDRRMPPPVVSFLDKIRGFGSKQPGGTGKELADGHIPTELIKDYKPRDNSINSINTHISSLLRPREKRYISPISMRGCHLGTCQIQNLASMLYRLGNNGYKDGSNRDTKDPLGYGRRRRSLQQNKKRTDLPGMLLAT; encoded by the exons ATGGTCGCACATGGAAGCTTTGCGTTGCCTTTGCTTGTGATGGCAATCAGCCTTAATCTCTGTAATGCTCTCTGGATGGACAACAGAGACAG ACGGATGCCTCCACCAGTTGTATCATTCCTGGACAAAATAAGAGGGTTTGGAAGTAAGCAGCCAGGTGGAACAGGGAAAGAACTTGCAGATGGTCACATACCCACAGAGCTCATTAAGGACTATAAACCAAGAGACAATTCCATAAACAGCATTAATACTCATATAAG CTCCCTTCTTCGTCCTAGAGAAAAGCGCTATATCTCACCAATATCCATGCGTGGCTGCCACCTGGGCACTTGTCAAATACAGAACTTGGCCAGCATGCTATACCGCCTTGGAAACAATGGCTATAAAGATGGCTCCAACAGAGATACCAAGGATCCTTTAGGATATGGAAGGAGACGCCGCTCATTGCAACAGAATAAAAAGCGAACTGACTTACCAGGGATGTTACTGGCCACATAA